The genome window ttgtggtcactttctgggatagagcgtgtctcgtcccactcggtgggttgcgagatgggtgaatctttttgattccccggggatttgtgtaccgacaaaggccgatctctgcttggcagagccgcaggccggtagagtcacgacaatgactcagaggaacagttagactaacaactttattaactagcaaactacaaacttaaccaactagcaagctcagcgaacgaacagaggcaatttggcaatggagctattttccgggcaacctgtcacaattcatccaaaactcatatgcccagatatgtgtataatggaagagtagaggaaaagagaagtgagacaaggaaaagagaagagaggaggacaaagaaaaggaaagatatcaccacccttggatcccgcgatgatgatgacagacgtggcaatcctccggcgATGGGcgcgcgcgccgttccctggggaaggagtctctttatactctaatccctgcctcaggtcacacccctggaggatctatgttgctctggtcctcaaagggttgcaggcgctggggggaggggggtggtttgggaGGAGTTTCATTTCAAGTTTCGGGtgattgtaggcccattccttagataaaactctgtgtgacctctggccatagatggtaactgcacatcctccaacgcactcttctcatcccgtgctagccgacttgctgcaccttatctccatacaatgtttgagacagtacctccttcagtgtctcacaagacaatacctcttttagtctctcctccaaaaatctctccccatcccatgctagccgacttgccgtcgccatgcaaatcgcgcctcatctctccacagtgtttgaggcattaactctttcactctctcacacatactccccacggggccctgagctggcagtgctgctctgcagagcgagggggctgtggtgccctggggccatggggtgaccctgcagtggccatgctgggaagggtgagaagcagacccagccagacagggatcgctgctgctgagcccctttccatctcccacttcccagctggcctatggccaaggaaggtgcttaggaggatcatgagatGTTTCCATATGAcatctcctcagccacctccagtgtctcctaaagagcctgtacatcacagtacccaaagctgtgctacctgtcccaccacgtcaccacagtggttccctcagaagctctgtcatggactaaggggctcccgatcctcctggctgtgtcccaggctgagggcattggtgcacatttgggttgcagcagctcagcaaagtcttctcatggagaaaactggaaccaagcacccagcaccccacgtctgcaaaggctttgcttcagagcaaagacatactgggaaggatggcaggtggcaacgtaaggatgagatgagatgctcgtgaagacaacaaaccctgcagtccccaaggccagaggaaaacaggcctgggccatgccagccttgcaagagagcagtttgctgcctgagaggactctgcagcaccttgtgccaatctccaggaacacaagggacccctgagaaagtccctgggtgaggtaaggctgcaatccagccagactgtggacatcagtggtgtggggttttcttcatatggtCACGGGTAGAGGTGGGTAGAGTGTCCTCCCTGGCAAGGGGACATGGATAGGGgtcaagggagacaaatattgaaactctttgtagacccccagggcgtgttagggcaaatcccacttctaaactctgtctctccagtgttcacagagggacagtcagtgattgcttcagttagcgactgcctacgctccccaggagagaccctgctgcccttcaggagacgtcagcccttggagccccagggacacgtggagagagcccagagggggcagagaaagtgctgccttgggctggtcctctgctgctgagctgggctgggctcctggcatggagggagctcctggcaagcgggcagcactgcagagagacaactctgcccaggagcagctcctctgcaaagggtagcatggctgagggcactgcctgcaggcagcgatgggagagcagtgaggcagagagagattgaaggcagcctgggcttggagaatgctgagagctcactgggggagaaatcttcacagcccttgacagtGTAAGtgtgtggctacagggcaatgcagctgcagttgctggagggatctcctaaagctggcacatcccacagcccatgggatctgtaagtacaatcctcacagtttctctagtgcagaggataaggacgtcttctggagcagggcttccttgctgcaccgtcagagggacagggcatgaccgctgccttctcccaggaacaaccgcaggggtgtgaagccgggtgtgcaggcagggatgcccagggctgtccttgcgagcagggtccctgtgcccctgggtgctgtgtgccacggcagggagtctgctgcctgccagggtcagcactcagcctgcccggggagctccccatggctctgcagggagaggctgtgggtggaaggagccacccctgtcagggcagggtccttctgctgtccaaagggtgctgcatgggtcagggctgctcacagctccacatcacccccaggacatttcccaggggacttttcaagaagcgtatcaaggcaggggctaccttgtgtaaaagtgtttccagtttcctgctgtgctggtggtggtggtgaggaatggtgatggttctttcagttttggacgaatgaccgagactcctacagcagtacagtgagttatcaataggttcccAGGAACCTGATAACGTTCCTTCACccattcctttgcctacagaaagcaccaatgtcacctcTATGGTCTCTTCAGGATTCATCTGATGTGCTCattaggacttgccaacacacagatggccctggccagtgccctgctgccaggaggagtctgcaacgcagagctgaagcacccagtgcgtgggatgggctctgtgagcactggcagggaggagacatggggacagagaaacggctcctggcagggacagctccaggcagcagagacaagggcagggactgagaggaaagtgctgatGGCAAAGGCTgagggcacctccctgccagcccttcagtgagcatgccttttccccagtcaaggccccctgggctcttctcccacccagcagagcctctgccctcaaggtcagggcttccagggcaggagttgcctcctctgcagcagaggagactctcccgagtgcctgtctgtccgtcctggccctgcttcccttggcacaagcactggggcatttctctgggtttccccacccctccctggtgctgctgctcttgttttcaggctctctgggaaagggggtttcagctgcagctcagcagctgatcctgcaggtcctgccatgctcatgtttccgtgggtgcaaggcggctctgtggggcactgggcaaagcagtccatggcatggggataaggctgactgccCGTTTaggacaccccatttttagggcatccagaagagcacagctcttccctggggaggggagggtggagatcatctgccctttcaggctggattcacctgttcccagcagaatccaatttcctttcaggggaacatctgagtgtgatcaccatccagaccaaagaggtgagagccaaggacagctgggagcaagactgatggacagaccagctctcctccatctgcactaagggtctgtccttctgcctctcaggactctcagtgtagcacttgtggtgtagaagaaatgccaaggatttctgccttcagaaaacactccccagatgtgagaggggcaacaggagcaaaataaacaaaacaaaagccctgcacctcgcttctgcagttgggtgaattgggaaggacaatgctgaaaagctctttgaaaccatgagtaaattgaccctgagatcactcctggttcctgtttagctgtggctgcacagcaggactgattcctccacagaggagtcccctgctccccactacaccccaacccagcacagaccagagctcaagccagggagctgcacgaaggccttcctggaaagagagaggccacgagggctgtttctctgaaACATGGAGTAGGTTTactcagagaagtctctcctcacttgtcactgccttttcctccttgaccaggTCCTTTGCTCAGAGTAaacagatgtccaacagcagctccaccacccagttcctcctcctggcatttgcagacacgcgggagctgcagctcttgcacttctggctcttcctgggcatctacctggctgccctcctgggcaacggcctcatcatcaccgccgtagcctgcgaccaccgcctccacagccccatgtacttcttcctcctcaacctctccctcctcgacctgggctccatctccaccactgtccccaaatccatggcaaATTCCCtatgggacaccagggacatctcctatgcaggatgtgctgcacaagtctttttcttcctcttcttgactacagcagagtattctctcctcacagtaATGGCATACGATCGTTAtctggccatctgcaaacctctgctctacgggaccctcctgggcagcagagcttgtctcaaaatggttgcagctgcctggggcagtgggtttctcactgctgtgctgcacacggccaatacatttgcACTACCAGTTTGCCACGGCAATGggctggaccagttcttctgtgaaatcccccagatcctcaagctctcctgctcacgttcCTACATCAGGGAAGTTGGGCTGCTTGTgcttagcatttttctttattttggatgctttgtttacattgtgctgtcctatgtgcagatcttcagggctgtgctgaggatcccctctgagcagggacagcacaaagccttctccacgtgcctccctcacctggctgtggtatccttgtttctcagcactggcacatttgcctacctgaagcccccctccatctcctccccatccctggatgtggTGGTGTCAATCCCATATGCGGTAGTTCCTccaacagtgaaccccctcatctacagcatgaggaacaaggacctcAAGGATGCTCTGTGGAATCTATTTGAATACATCACacttcagcatcaataagatgttcatcatcttcatagcactcccagggtatctcaggaaatgccaaaactttgtgctttggtttggtttgtttttttctgtcattctttctttctccttttctttttagctttgaTGATATCATTTCCCTTTATGTAATACTATTTTTgccctcctgtttttttttttttttcttttttgacccaCAGCCTCTTATACATATGGAGGCAGGCTCCCTGTGAGgaacacaataaagaaaccagcagaaaattatttgcctcagctcccatcacttatatcttgtgtggacatggacaacagcaggaccTGGTCTTTCCCGTGCTGGtgtctcctcacttcccccctgtgctgctgtgcccttgcatttgtgtaagccctaaggtctcatgtaacttgtgacagtcctgttgcctccacagtggcatgcctgtggctgcaggaggagcaggccatttgagccactgtgtcagagctggcttccctgccagcaccaccatcaccaaaggggctcctcaggacagggccagacaaccgggtgcctcttccaaagctggtgtcaggaatacagccaaggagctgctcccaaaacaggCCTCTTGCTCTTCT of Mycteria americana isolate JAX WOST 10 ecotype Jacksonville Zoo and Gardens unplaced genomic scaffold, USCA_MyAme_1.0 Scaffold_148, whole genome shotgun sequence contains these proteins:
- the LOC142403257 gene encoding olfactory receptor 14A16-like — protein: MSNSSSTTQFLLLAFADTRELQLLHFWLFLGIYLAALLGNGLIITAVACDHRLHSPMYFFLLNLSLLDLGSISTTVPKSMANSLWDTRDISYAGCAAQVFFFLFLTTAEYSLLTVMAYDRYLAICKPLLYGTLLGSRACLKMVAAAWGSGFLTAVLHTANTFALPVCHGNGLDQFFCEIPQILKLSCSRSYIREVGLLVLSIFLYFGCFVYIVLSYVQIFRAVLRIPSEQGQHKAFSTCLPHLAVVSLFLSTGTFAYLKPPSISSPSLDVVVSIPYAVVPPTVNPLIYSMRNKDLKDALWNLFEYITLQHQ